The genomic segment GCCACGCCATGGCCAGCGTGTTTCACGACACGCTGCAGGCCGACGTGGAGCAGGCCCAGCGCGTCACCCGCACGCTGCAGCAGCTGCCGCGCGAGGTGGCGGCGCTGCTGCCCTATCGCAGCGTGGAAGTGCTCGCCCTGCAGCCGTCGCAGTCGCTCGACGCCATCGCCCAGGACCACGCGCACCTGCTGCCGGCGTCGGTGCGGCGCGCGCTCGGCGGACTGGGGGCGCGCAAGGGCGGCGGCGGGCTGGCCAGCTACCTTCTTTTCGAGCCTTCGTTCGTGCGGGCGCTGATGGCGCTCGGTGAGCAGGATGCCTATGCCCGCAAGGCCGAACTGCTCGCCTTCACCGGGGCCCGCGCGGCATAATCGCGCCTTCCCCAGCACCGGAGAGAGCTCCTTGGAAGCACACCCTAGTCGGTAGCTTTCAACGTCCGTGAGCGGCGTTGGAAGCCTTGCACCCGCGCCGACCCACCCACCCCCTCACGGAGTGAGCCCCATGCTCAACATCTTCACGCTCGCCAACGGGCGACTGTTCCAGGAAGAGATCGACTCGCTCGAGGAGCTGTCCCGCTTCAAGCCGATCTGGGTCGACCTGGAATCGCCGACCATCGAGGAGAAGCGCTGGGTCAAGCAGTACTACGGCCTGTCCATCCCCGAGGACGCGATGGACGAGGACATCGAGGAGTCGGCGCGCTTCTACGAAGAGGACAACGGCGAGCTGCACATCCGCAGCGACTTCCTGATCGCCGACGACGAGGAGCCGCGCTCGGTGCGCGTGGCCTTCATCCTGAACCAGGCCAACGAGACGCTGCGCAGCAAGGGCGTGCTGTTCTCGATCCACGACGAGGACGTCCCCGTGTTCCGGCTGCTGCGGCTGCGCGCGCGCCGCGCGCCGGGCCTGATCGAGGACCCGAAGGACGTGCTGCTCAAGCTGTTCGACGCCGACGCCGAGTATTCGGCCGACGCGCTGGAAGGCATCTACGACGAGCTGGAGAAGGTGAGCAAGCAGGTGCTGGCCGGCGAGGTGACCGACACGCTGGCCGGCGAGGTGCTGGGCGACATCGCCCGCCAGGAAGACCTGAACGGCCGCATCCGCCGCAACGTGATGGACACGCGCCGCGCCCTGTCCTTCATGATGCGCAGCCGCCTGCTGTCGCAGGAACAGTTCGAGGACGCGCGGCAGATCCTGCGCGACATCGAATCGCTGGACAACCACACGGCGTTCCTGTTCGACAAGATCAACTTCCTGATGGACGCCACCGTCGGCTTCATCAACATCAACCAGAACAAGATCATCAAGATCTTCTCGGTGGCCAGCGTGGCGCTGCTGCCGCCGACACTGGTGGCCAGCCTCTATGGCATGAACTTCCAGTTCATGCCGGAGCTGCAGTGGCGCGGGGGCTATCCGTTCGCCCTGGCGCTGATGGCCGCCAGCGCGCTCGTGCCGATGTGGTACTTCCGCAAGCGCGGCTGGCTGCGCTGAACCAGCCGCGCCGCGCGCATGCGTCCACGTTTTGGCCCGCGCGGCGCCGCCTCGTCGATTCTTTCCATCGCCTGCAGCCTCGCGCACGCGGCCGGTGGTCACCATGCGGTCGACGACGCCCTGCTGGTGGAAGAAGGCCGATGCGAATTCGAGAGCTGGCACGAACGCCCTTCGGGCTCGGCGCACTTGCTGCACCTGGGCGCCGGATGCCGCATCGGCGCGGTCGAACTGGCCGCGGCCACCGACCGGCAGCGGCAGGCCGGCGCCACCAGCGCCGGCCATTCGCTGCAGGTGAAGTGGGCCACCGAACTCACCCCCAGTCTGAGCGCCGGCTTCGCGGCCAGTCCCCGTTGGCGGGCACATGCGCGTCCTCGCTTCCAGGGAACGACCGCTGCCGCGCTGCTCACCTGGTCGGCGGTGGAAAACGTCCGGTTGCACGCGAACCTCGGGCGCGACTTCGTCCATCGCGACCAGGACGAAACGCGAGGCGGGATCGCGGTCGACTGGTCGCCCGGCGCCGGCGCCTGGCAGTTGGCGGCGGAACGGTTCCGGCAGGAAGGCGGCGTGATGCGGGAATTCGACCGCTGAGCGATCAGGCCAGCAGCGCATGCACGATCGCCGCACTGTGGCGGCTCGCAACGTCACGGACAAACCGCGCGAAGTCCACATGGGCGTCGTCATCCGCCCGGTCCGAAATCGTGCGCACCGCTGCGAACGGCACGCCGAAGTCGTGGCACACCTGGGCCACCGCAGCGCCCTCCATCTCGACCGCGAGCGCCTGCGGCAGCGCGGCCTGCAGCGCGCGGCATTCGGCGTCGGTCGAGACGAACCTGTCGCCGCTGACGACCAGGCCCCGGTGCAGCCGCTGCTGCGGAAGCGCTCGCGCAACGGCCGCGGAGAGTCGAGCCGTCAATGCCGCATCGGTGCGGAACTGGCTCGCGCCGTACAGCGGCACCTCGTAGCGGGGAAAGATCGGGGACGCGTCGAGGTCGTGCTGCAGGAAGGACTCGGCGACCACCACGTCCCCGACCGACACGCCCGGTCCGAGGCCGCCCGCCACGCCGGTGAAGACGATCTCGGAGACCTGGAAGCGCTCGATGAGAACCGCGGCGGTGGTCGCCGCCGCCACCTTCCCGATGCGCGACAGCACGGCCACCACTTCGCGCCCGTGCAGGTGCCCGACCCAGAACTCGCGTCCCGCCGCCAGCCGGCGCGATTCGTCCGGCATGAGGTCCAGGACGGCCGCCAGTTCCTCATGCATCGCGGAGACGATGGCGGTTGTCATGGAGACGCTGTGCCCCGCCTCTGCGGCGAAAACGGCGCGCTACGCCCGCTCCATCACTTCTTGTCGCGCAATTCCCGCCGCAGGATCTTGCCCACCGGCGTCTTGGGCAGCTCCGTTCGGAACTCCACCACCTTGGGCTGCTTGTAGCCGGTGAGATTGGCGCGGCAGTACTCGCGCACCTTGTCCTCGGTGAGACCGGGATCCTTCTTCACCACGACCAGCTTGACCGCCTCGCCAGTCTTCTCGTCCGCGACGCCGACCACGCCGCACTCGAGCACACCGTCGAGCTTGGCCACCACATCCTCGACCTCGTTCGGGTACACGTTGAAGCCGGAGACCAGCACCATGTCCTTCTTGCGGTCGACGATCTTGAAGTAGCCGCGCTCGTCCATGATGCCGATGTCGCCGCTCTTGAAGAAGCCGTCCGGCGTCATGACCTTCGCGGTCTCGTCGGGGCGCTGCCAGTAGCCCGCCATCACCTGCGGGCCCTT from the Ramlibacter henchirensis genome contains:
- a CDS encoding 5'-methylthioadenosine/adenosylhomocysteine nucleosidase, with amino-acid sequence MTTAIVSAMHEELAAVLDLMPDESRRLAAGREFWVGHLHGREVVAVLSRIGKVAAATTAAVLIERFQVSEIVFTGVAGGLGPGVSVGDVVVAESFLQHDLDASPIFPRYEVPLYGASQFRTDAALTARLSAAVARALPQQRLHRGLVVSGDRFVSTDAECRALQAALPQALAVEMEGAAVAQVCHDFGVPFAAVRTISDRADDDAHVDFARFVRDVASRHSAAIVHALLA
- the corA gene encoding magnesium/cobalt transporter CorA → MLNIFTLANGRLFQEEIDSLEELSRFKPIWVDLESPTIEEKRWVKQYYGLSIPEDAMDEDIEESARFYEEDNGELHIRSDFLIADDEEPRSVRVAFILNQANETLRSKGVLFSIHDEDVPVFRLLRLRARRAPGLIEDPKDVLLKLFDADAEYSADALEGIYDELEKVSKQVLAGEVTDTLAGEVLGDIARQEDLNGRIRRNVMDTRRALSFMMRSRLLSQEQFEDARQILRDIESLDNHTAFLFDKINFLMDATVGFININQNKIIKIFSVASVALLPPTLVASLYGMNFQFMPELQWRGGYPFALALMAASALVPMWYFRKRGWLR